Below is a genomic region from Gemmatimonadota bacterium.
TCCGAGACCGGGTAGAGGAAGAACCACTCGATGAGCGCATGCAGCTCGCCGCGGCGTTCGAGGATGTGGAGAACGTTGTGATCCCAGCCGTACTCGCCGATAAGTCCGGTCCATTCCGCAGGTGGCGGCGGCGGCGCACCGACCGAGGGTTCCCGAGCAAGCCGCGCCGCCGCCGCCCCTCCGGCCCCAAGTACGACTAGCTCGTCGCCCTCGGGGAGGAAGCGGGAACCGAAGGAGAGCCTGTCGTCGACGATCAGCGTGTCGCCCAAGGTGCGCAGCTCGGTCGTGAAACCGCCCTCGAGGCCGGTCGCGAAGAGCCGTCCGCCTCTCTCGTCGAGCTCAAGACCCCCGTTCTCGTCGGAGTAGACGCCGGCAAGCCGCCTCGCCAGCGCCGGATCGACCGGAGCGGTCTCGGGAAAGCCGGCCGGCGGTAGGGCCTCGCCGGCCCGGACCGCAATCATCATCTCCAGGGCGGCGTTCGCCACCCGGGAAGTGAAGCTGTTCGTGAGGTCCACGGCGGAGGTGACCACCACTCCCAGACCCTGCCCCGGCAGGAAGGAGAGCTGGGTGGAAAAGCCGTAGATGGCTCCGCCGTGGCCGATGGCCCGTTCCCCGTCGAGCTCTCCCACGTTGAAGCCTAGTCCGAATCCGGTCGCGGTACCCTCGGGCACGAACTGCGGCTCCCACATGAGCTCCAGGGTGGCCGAGTCGAGAAGATGAACGCCTTCATCGAGGTCGGCGCCCCGCGCGATGCGGAAGACGGCGCTCATGAAGCGGGCGAGGTCGAGAACCGTGGAGTACATGCTGCCGGCCGGAGCCATGCCCAGCTCGAACGAGGGCGCGGCGTAGTAGGCCCGGTCCATCCCCCACATGGCGGCCTCGGCCAGCCGTCCCATCAGCTCCGGCTCCGGGAGAAAGGCGGAGCTTCCCATGCCGAGCGGATCCAGCACCGACGCCCGCATGTGGTCCGCGAAGGGAGTCTCCCGCGTCACTTCCAGAGCCCGGCCCACCACGGCGATGCCCGCGTTCGAGTATTTCGTTCTCGTTCCCGGCAGGTAAACCAGCCCGGTCCCGTTCAAAGAGGCTACGCTGGCTGCCAGATCAGGACCGGAGTCGTCGAAGTAGTTGCCCACCGGGGGCTCGCGCACCAGCCCGGCTCGGTGGGACATTAGCTGACGCAGGGTGATGGAAGCCGCCGCGGCCGACGGGTCGGCATCGGCCCCACCCGCCCCGGAGCCGGCCCGGCGCGTCGGCGCGCCCGGCTGGAGTCCGCCGGGCCGGAAGTCCGGAAGGTACTCGGTCACCGGAGCGTCGATGTCGAGCTCCCCCCGCTCGGCGAGCCGCATGACGGCGATGTCGGTGAAGAGCTTGGAGACCGAGCCCACCCGGTAGACGGTGCCGGGCCCGGCGGCGCGACCGGCCTTCTCTTCGCCGAACCCGGCGGCCCAGACGACGCTGTCGCCTTCCACGAGCGCGACGGAGACGGCCCCGAGCGACTTCGCCGACCGCTCCCGCTCGATCGCCTCGCTCAGGGCGACGGCCACCTCGGCGTAGTCGGCGCCGGGCTCGATGGTCTCGTGCGGAGGCTCGCGATCCGGAGCGCAGGCGCCCAGCGTCCAGAGGGCCAGCAGTCCTGGGAGAATATCATGCGAGCGCCGACAGCGACGAAGGGCCGCGCTACCGGAGAAGCTCCGTCCTCCGGCCACCGGAGCCCTGAGCGCGGGGCCGATTCCGTGTGAAGGCAATGAGGGCATGGGACGAATCGGATGATGGTCGCAGGTGCCTGCAACCGGGTGGAAGAGCCGTGAAGAACCACCCGAGCCGCCCGCATCGAATCCGGACATTCTGCCGACGGCCCGTGTGTTCCTTGCGCACAGGTTATTACCGCAGTTTATTTTACTACGTCGATGGTAACAAATCCCAGGAGAAGAACATATCCGTGATCTGGAGGTTCGTCTCGCCGAGCTGATGACAAGGATGGAGCATGACAAGAGAAGCGATCGCAGGGATTTGGCGTGAGTCTGAGGCCAAGCGTGTAAGGGGGGGGCCGGTTAAGGGAAGGAACCACCACGTGCCCGCCTATGTCTGGGATTTTCTGCTTGACGCCCGGGATTCGGGTGCGATAATACCGGGAAGGATCTTGAGGGCTTGCGCGGGCGGCGCCTCGGTGGACGTGATGGGCGTGGTGGCTTTCATGCCGAAATTCCACAGCACCGTCAGCCACGTCCCGGACAGATGGGATGTCGCGCTGGAGACCGGAGAGACGCACCCCATAAGGGTGATCGAGGTCGATGCCGGGAACGAGGTCGTGGTCTCGCGAAGAGCGGCTCTGATCACCGACGACGCGTGGGAAGCGGTCCGCGACGCGCACGAGGCTCGAAAGACCGTCGACGGCAGGATTGTGAAGGCGGTCAAGAACGGCTACATCGTCAACGTACTGGACGCGGAGGGCTACCTCTCGGACATCGGTCTGAGTCGGGAGCTGCGCCGCGAGGGAACGGAGCGCCTGCTGGGGCGCGAGGTCGAGTTGAAGATCATTCGCGTCCAGGATGGACAGCGACGGGTGGTGGTCTCGCAGCGGGCGGTCGGGGTGAGCGACGAGATGTGGGAGAGGCTGATCGAGCTCCGACGCTCGCAGGTGACGGTATGGGTGAAACTCGTCGACGCGCTGCCCAGCGGCGACGGCCTCGTCGATCTCTTCGGGGTCGAAGCCCTGGTCCGCGACCGTAATCCCGAACATCTTTGGCCGCACCCGCCTTGGTCGGCCCGAGACCACCTGGGCACGGTCATCCCGGTCCGCCTCGTCGATCTCGATGAAGGCTCGAGGGGTGCGCTCGCGTCACGAAACGCCGCGCTCGTCTCCAACGAAGATTGGTCCGGATTCACCGAAATCCACCGGCGTGGCGACGAAGTGGAATTCACGGTCGCCCAGATCCTCGACCAGGGGTTCCGCAGCGACTTGGGCGGCGTTCCCGCGTTCCTGCCGCACTCTCAGGCCGATCCGGGAATCCGGGAGCTAGCTGTCGAGGACCAGGTGGGCAGCTCGGTCCGCGCCAGAATCAGCGGGATCGATCACAAGGAAAGGGTCGTATGGCTGACCTGCAACGCCAACAGCAAGCTCAGGCAGGAGATTCTGCGCAACAGGCTCGCCAACGAGCTTCTGCCCGGCCAGGTGCGTGAAGCCCAGGTGAAACGCATCATCACCTACGGAGCCTTCGTCGACCTCGGCGGCGTGGACGCTCTCCTGCACCGCTCCGAAATGGCGTGGTACAGGGTGGACGATCCCACGGACGAGGTCAACGAGGGCGAGATCATCGACGTCAAAGTGCTGAGCATCGACGAGGAGAAGGGCCAGGTGTCGGTCGGTCGCAAGCAACTGCTTCCGGATCCCTGGCGCGGCGCGATGCGGAAGTACCCCGTCGGGCGCCGAGCCGCCGGCAAGGTCGGAAGGATAACGAGGTACGGCATTCTGGTCGACCTGGAGGTGGGCGTGACCGGTCTCGTCCATCAAAGCAACATCGATTGGTCGTCCCGACAGGACCCGCCTCGAGAGAGGGGGTTCGAACCGGAAGAGACGATCGAGGTCGTGGTGCTCGGAATCGAGGTCGAGACGCGGAGAATCTCTCTGGGCGCGAAGCAGCTCACCGTCGATCCGTGGATACTCCGGGAACCGTCGTTCACCCCGGGCACGAGAGTGGTCGGCAGGGTGGCCACGGTGGTACCTTTCGGAGCCTTCCTCGAGGTGGAGCCGGAGATGGACGGGCTGGTTCACCTCAGCGACATTTCGTGGGAAGAGGAGCCCACCGAAGCCTTGAAGGCGCTTCTCGAGGGAGACGACCTGGAGGTGGTCATACTCAGCTTCGATTCGATGGAACGCCGACTCGCGCTCGGACTCAAGCAGGTGACCGGGACCATACCCGACCTTGATCGCTACATGGCGG
It encodes:
- a CDS encoding serine hydrolase; the protein is MPSLPSHGIGPALRAPVAGGRSFSGSAALRRCRRSHDILPGLLALWTLGACAPDREPPHETIEPGADYAEVAVALSEAIERERSAKSLGAVSVALVEGDSVVWAAGFGEEKAGRAAGPGTVYRVGSVSKLFTDIAVMRLAERGELDIDAPVTEYLPDFRPGGLQPGAPTRRAGSGAGGADADPSAAAASITLRQLMSHRAGLVREPPVGNYFDDSGPDLAASVASLNGTGLVYLPGTRTKYSNAGIAVVGRALEVTRETPFADHMRASVLDPLGMGSSAFLPEPELMGRLAEAAMWGMDRAYYAAPSFELGMAPAGSMYSTVLDLARFMSAVFRIARGADLDEGVHLLDSATLELMWEPQFVPEGTATGFGLGFNVGELDGERAIGHGGAIYGFSTQLSFLPGQGLGVVVTSAVDLTNSFTSRVANAALEMMIAVRAGEALPPAGFPETAPVDPALARRLAGVYSDENGGLELDERGGRLFATGLEGGFTTELRTLGDTLIVDDRLSFGSRFLPEGDELVVLGAGGAAAARLAREPSVGAPPPPPAEWTGLIGEYGWDHNVLHILERRGELHALIEWFFLYPVSELPSESCGGGEGSACFAFPVRGLYAGESLVFDRDPDGRASSVNVGSVIFTRRELGTESGETFRIDPVRPVSELLPEALAASPPTEAGPFRSPELVEPATLDSTLKLDVRYASTDNFMSSVFYDEARVFLQRPAAEALVRASAALRADGYGLVLFDGYRPWYVTRTFWDATPETQKIFVANPSNGSRHNRGSAIDLSLYDLASGEVVEMTGGYDEFSPRSFPDYPGGSSRQRWRRALLRRAMEDAGFAVYEAEWWHFDHEDWREYPILNLTFAELAAAN
- a CDS encoding S1 RNA-binding domain-containing protein, translating into MPAYVWDFLLDARDSGAIIPGRILRACAGGASVDVMGVVAFMPKFHSTVSHVPDRWDVALETGETHPIRVIEVDAGNEVVVSRRAALITDDAWEAVRDAHEARKTVDGRIVKAVKNGYIVNVLDAEGYLSDIGLSRELRREGTERLLGREVELKIIRVQDGQRRVVVSQRAVGVSDEMWERLIELRRSQVTVWVKLVDALPSGDGLVDLFGVEALVRDRNPEHLWPHPPWSARDHLGTVIPVRLVDLDEGSRGALASRNAALVSNEDWSGFTEIHRRGDEVEFTVAQILDQGFRSDLGGVPAFLPHSQADPGIRELAVEDQVGSSVRARISGIDHKERVVWLTCNANSKLRQEILRNRLANELLPGQVREAQVKRIITYGAFVDLGGVDALLHRSEMAWYRVDDPTDEVNEGEIIDVKVLSIDEEKGQVSVGRKQLLPDPWRGAMRKYPVGRRAAGKVGRITRYGILVDLEVGVTGLVHQSNIDWSSRQDPPRERGFEPEETIEVVVLGIEVETRRISLGAKQLTVDPWILREPSFTPGTRVVGRVATVVPFGAFLEVEPEMDGLVHLSDISWEEEPTEALKALLEGDDLEVVILSFDSMERRLALGLKQVTGTIPDLDRYMAETRALIAEPSETDDEAPEPAQGRPGVETPARTPTKASPIRPEAA